ACGAAGAAGAAGGACGAGTCTGCATatgtaacgttagatacaccgTTAGCCGAGTTaggtaaataaattaaaaacctGTGGCAAAAACTGAAGAGGTAATCCTGAACCGGTTGTTGACAGTGGACGGGACGGGAAGCCCTCACGAAGTTCCGCGCGTTGCGTTTTGGACCAATAAGCGTCAAGAACTACATTACCCATGAAGACAAAAACGGAAGTGTGATGacgttgtctttttttttttaagttttagaGTAATTAAacgttgtttttgtgtttgtttgttttgttttttcttttaaccctttgaaacctggagcaaatatttttttcttgtgctgctttcagacacctttcaCAATTATTTAAACCTTTGATAACTGAGCAAATTGGTTTGATTTCTTCAATCAGCAATTTGGCATAAAATGTCCTGCAAATTCCAAAAAAATTACTAAAAGGTGACAAATAAAATACCTGAGaattagctaaaaaaaaaaatgagaaagagagatttagaaaattattattttttaaaaattcggggaaaatgcccccaaaattctatttataataataaaataattatacaTATACCTCTACATATAATTaggttttgggttttttttgtttgttttttgctcctTTAATaggtcatttcctgtttttgttgttttactttCCTTTTTGTGTGCTAATTTTCACTTCTTTGGTAACTTTTTACTAATATCTTGCTCATATTTGGTTCATTCTCATTGCTTTCTTTCCATTTATTTGagagaaatcaagccaatttgcaaGGGTTAAAAAAATTCTTTATTCAGTAACAAAATCAGGCCACTACAACATCAAATTGAGAATAAAGAAATTTCAGGCTGAGTATAGACCTGTaatggaaaataaacaaaaaataaaaaaataaactaataataaggtaaatataaaaaaataaaagggtcGGATGTCTAACCGGGGAATACTATAAATCTTATTGatagattgttttgtttttttcagtaaaatattCATCTTTAATCAGTAACAAATTCTGGCCACTACAACATGACGTTGAGAATAAAGAACAAACAGCAAATTTCAGGCTGAGCACAGAACTCTCTTggaaaatagataaataaagtaaaatagaaaataaataaaattgtcaAATGTCTAATCAGAAAATAATATATGAATGTTACTGTAAATATGcttggcttgtttttttttcatacatttcagTGCTTCTTGAACTCATTCATGAAGACAAGGAAAACTGATCTGGAATAGATAAATCTACACTCTGCTAATAAAATGTTTAGCCATAATGATCAAGCTATTGTACATAATTTTTATTTCCATCATAATCACACCAAATTTGATATTATATTCCTAATTGGGGGCTTGAAAGTCCTTTTCTGATATGCAAATTTTAAACAATCCTCCAAAAAACgcagaaaaaaagataatgatAATCtcccaaacacaaaacacacagttgTTCAACTTTAAATCTTTGTCTTAGAAAAACATTGCAAGCATTAATGTCTTTTATCATTTAGAAATTAGCTTCTTAGGTGTTTGGTGAAACAGTGACAGTGAGGTATCTGGTCTTAATTTTAATTATATAGGATAATCTTTTGATATAATTTACTTTTTAATGGTAAAGCGAGGAGTGCCATGATGAAGGTGCCCCATAtactttttttgtgcatttcttCCAAGACAAGTTCATCTATACAACTGTGGAACACCTTCATAACGTAACGTGCCTTTTACCATATTCACCAATACCCGTGGAATCGCCTTGATAACCACTGGAAATGTCCCTTGGAGAAAGTAAAAGTTTGCAAAGCATGAACACTAGGTGGCGCACCTGTGCACTTTACATGTTGTCGGGCCAcaaagagggagaagaagaagctaTTGGACGCTCGTGGTCTCCATCCACCAATCACAACGGTCGATGTGAAAATTTGCGAAAATTTGAAAACACCCTTTAGCTCGGTGGCTTCAGGTGGTGCTGCTACACTGGTTCAAGCTAAAGTAACAGTTATTTTaactcaaaacaaaatggagcaGCTCAACGAGGAggacattaaaatgtatttttatgagaacagactgaaaactttcgAGGGGTGGCCATTCGACGAAGACTGCTCGTGCACTCCGGAGAACGTGAGTTTTGCTGAGCCTAACGCTAGCTAACACAACAACAGTTAgctctaacgttagctaaagaaAACCGATAATAATTTAGCTTTAGTGTTATCACCAGCAGATAGTCACTCTgaatctttattttaatttagagTAGAGTTGTCACCAGAGTGCAACAGTTATATGTTAGCTTAAAGTACTGCAGTAAACTCTTTGTATTTGCAACTGGTGACGTTACGCGTAAACCTTGAAGGTATATGTAGGTGTCAAATGTAGGTTACTCCTATTATAAAGGCTGCTCTAATTTGAGGTCAACTAACAAAGCAACTGCTGGAGAGATTATTAATTATATTAGCTATGATTGTGAAGGATATAATAATTATGATTTTGAACTAATAATGTTGCCTGCATACCCTGGAGTTCAGACACAGGATTTAATTAAGTTAGTTATTATAGCTAACTGTAACTCGTGGTTTTTCCGTAGTGGACTGAATTCCCAgttctgtttttaaataatCAAGTAATCATTTAGTTGATAAAAGTTCAGAAAATGGTTTGAAAATGGCCAGACACAATTTCCAAGGGCCCAAATCTGACGTCTTCAAGtagcttgttttgtccaacagtTCCTAAATTGAAAGATACTCAATTCACAATCATTTAGAACTGAAAAGTTCTAAGAAGCTGAGACCAACAACTGACATTTTAGAGCCTGCACCTTATCATTCTTTTCATTATGGATGAATGTGCTATTTTCTCCACTAATCATTTgatccataaaatgtcagaaaatagtgtgAGATAATAGTGGAAAATGCCCATCACCATTACCCAGACTCCAAGGTGACATTCTCAAATGTCATTTTGTctgacagacaacccaaaactcaaaaatattcagttcacAATGATGGAAAActaagaaaagcagcaattcTTCACGTTTGACCCGTTGGGCTTCTGCTTGaacaattaattcattaatcaaAATAGCTGTagattaattttctgtggaTCTAAACTGCTTATTGTAGCTCGGTAATAAAAGATTTCTTGACCAATGAAGTGGTTGTTTATTAAATTTCAGTCTGCCAAGTCATCATTTCAGCATTATATACAGCtgcattgtttttaaaatgttgtccCTCTGTTCATTTGTCTCCCCAGATGGCCAAAGCTGGCTTCATTCACACCCCGTCAGAGAACAGCCCAGACATCGCCATGTGTTTCTTCTGCCTCAAAGAGCTGGAGGGCTGGGAGCCAGAGGACGACCCACAGTAAGATAACCACATTACTAGGCTCATGGGTCTGAAATGCAAATAAAAGGACAGGAAATATATGCAGCTTTATTTCTTTATCAAATtgtgtttgtcttatttttctAATTAGTCTAAATGTCTAGAAAAGTAGGTTGGTTCCGTAACAAATGTAATATGACTCAGCAGGGTAAAAGGACACATAACTCACAACAAGCAATGGCACAACAGAATCATAAAAACTAATAGCAAAGTAACAAAGTAGGTTGTAAAGTAAAATATATGGTCAATATTTTATGCTTATAAAATAAAGGAGCACTCCAGCGACAAAGTAAGGGGGCTTGTGAGAGACAGACTTAACAAAGAATGGTCATAGACAAAAGCACCTCAACTTTTTCTTCTGGCTCCCTTCATTTCCCATAGTGCaatgcaacattttttcaaacCCTCTCTGCCTGGTAAACAGCCACGTTCAGTTTGTAACACAGACTTTGTGCTGAAAATTTGTAGTCTCCGAGACATCAAAGTTATTTTCTTAGATGTCAGATCTTCAGAAGACATAAACGACTGTTTTTGCAGGCTGAGTGGTACTCCATGTTATTAATAAACTAAACTTTTTGATGATGACGTATCAGCCTTTGGGCCTTCTTCAAGATCAGTAATCATACTGAGACACAGGTACACTGATCTGTTATATAGGCCACACCTTTGTCACACAGCTGGTAATGATTGTGTAGCATGATGACAGCTGTCAGCTGTGGGACTGTCTGTATGTGACTGTGTAATTTTCTCAACCTAATGATGTAGCATGATCATCTTATCATTACTAGCTGTGTGACAAGGGTATGGCCTATGTAACAGATCAATGTATCCATGTCTCAGCATGATTGTTGATCTAGAAGAAGGCCCAAAGACTGAAATGTCATAATCAAAATAGAAGAAATGCgcatggagccagagtgtgcaaCACTTGTTTCCTATAATCTGATAAACTGATCTCAAATGGGTAAAATCTGTGGAATACCTTAAAAACTTTGGAATTTATGGGCCAAATATGTGTGGAATTAGCACAAAATGACAATGTAATGAAGCAAACAATACAAAGCAGcattaaatgaaaatactcaaagTATAGGCACCTTagaattgtacttaagtacagttctTTGAATAACTGTACTTACCaatagttactttccaccactgtctatagcttaaaggtccagtgtgtatttGCAGAAATAGAGTATAATAtgaaaagtatgttttctttagtgtgtacctgaaaataagacttgCTGTTTCCCTTACCTTAGATTGAGACATTTTATTCTCCACTGAGAGTGGGTCTTTATTTAAGGAGATCGTCACACTGAACCaaagtgtttctacagtagcccagaacagacaaactaaacactggctccacaCAGGGCCATTCgagttttgcattttcacatcgGCCACCACATTAAGAGGCCCAACTGCAAGGGGGAGCAGCACAGTtaaactgatttgtaacataaaactgctttattcagtgtttcttgcggtttaaatcacctgctccctttgttttggagatgaagagacctaagtggataatttggctcccgataaaatcctcctgaacaatgaatacGAAAGGAATTCTAgccagtagaagaagaagaagtttagctggttgcaatcttcaATTCACTGCTACAcgccaccaaatccccctaaatcttacatactTCACCTCTAACCCACAAACGCCTGTCTATTCCAAAATATAAATATCTGTCTTCTCAGTAAGGCAATTTTTCTCAagaatttataatttatttattttttatagcaGATTTTTATGTTGAATGAATTGATGATATACTGGTGAGTGGGGAAATTACTATGCGCGAAGAGAAGGGAAGGGGTGCAAAAGCATGTGACATGAGCTTTCCACTATTGTGGTACTCAAAGTATTTCCTTGAGGTTGGTGGGTCTGTGATTCACAAGCACATTTTGAGACAGCTTTCTTGACCCAGGGATATTTTCCCCTTTTTGGCCGACTGGTAATAAAATGGAGATCAGATGATACAACTAATGGCCAAAATAACCCAAGTATTCATAGCGTAAGCCTAGACTACAAGCTTTTGATACGCATTTTTGAGGCTGTAGTTCAACATAATGTTAAGCACATCCATTTTAATATCTGTTatttggggtgtgtgtgtgagaatttaCTTTACCTCTTGTACATTTCCAGTTAAAATGTCCTTGTATGTTGTTAAAATTCACAAGACTTTGCTCCTTTGTGTGTTACATAATGTTGCTGTGTCTGCGACTGATGCGCCAGCACTCCGGGTGCTGTTTGAACTCTTTGTAACTGTAAACATTTGCTTTATATTCATGGTCATTGAAATGGCACTGCTTGAGTTACTATGAAACATCACTGAAAAattctgtttgtgtctcacatccatatttattttaaattatgtcTATAGATAATGTAGAAATGGTACAACATGCAGTCATTCTCATTGTCCATTTTGCGTGGCACAGTGTCCATTCcttccatgtgtgtttgtgcgcacaGATTGCACATGGTCCATGAAATTCAGTACTTCTCTCCCCCTCATCAttctcttgttttgtttccagaaAGGAGCACAAATCTCATTCTCCATCATGCCACTTTATCGCCCTGAAGAAGACCGTAGAGGAGCTGACTGTTGAGGAATTCTTCAAACTACAGAAGGAGAGGCACAAGATCATCATTGTATGTTTTTCAGAGAACACCTTAAATTATTGACCCACGTAATGCATAATGTGTAACTGCAAACATACTTTTCCAATCTGTTATTTTCTTGTTCTTACATATAAAAGTGAGCTAATTGCACAGCACTGCTAACATCTACAAAATGTTCCTAATTTCCTGCGAGAACACAACGTCTGATCCGGATTTCATTTCCCCCACTCACAGAACAAATCCTGTAATGAGGCCATCACCAAGTTTGAAGAGGCAGCCAAATTGAGAAGAGCAGATATCATCAAGACAGCCATGGGTGAAGAGTGACACGAGAATAGATGCAGATGAATGAGATGGGCGGCGTGTGAGAGAATAATTGTAGCCCGCTGTCTGATTGGTTTCTCAGTGAACTTATTTCCATGTTTCTGTCATGTACTCTTTGTAACACTGTGCATCTGTCATCTTTTTATGTTCTCTGTCgtcatgtttgctgtttttattcattaaacTTGTTCTTTCTGGTCacgttatttttttttttttttttttgaggggaGAGGCATTCTGATGTGACCTGTGCTAACATGTAGCATCTAGGACATAGATGGATTACTTAACAGGCCTATAGGGCCCAGTGGCCTTCAACTGTAAGATGTCACTTAAGGAGATGTATTGACCTGGAAAAGACATGAATTGAAAGAGACACTAATACTCCTCCACCAAAAttatcatgtgttttttttttgacacgGGCAAACTTGCTACAAAAAGGCCATAGACTCCCTTCCCTTTGGGGGGTCAAATTCAACATCACAGACGGGTCAGTTAACAgtaaaaagcagcatggaggcaaGTTAAAATGTTGCAGTGCTTTCTAACTTCTTTTTGATATCGCTCACTTATTCAATCTCTCAAACCGTCGACTAATTTGGAATGACGTAGCGCTTCTTAGACGGAGATAAAGGGTACTTTGCGGCAGCCTGTCATTGCATCACGCTAGCAAAGAGGCTAAAATTACCACGTCCACCTAGGTGTTGTATTGCCTTCCCATTATATTGCAGAAatcagatgttagcaggtgtaaatgttttttgtgcagtggaaaaggtgCTGGAAAAGATTCTTGAAGacaacaaaaaggggcaaaacaacctcaaagagacataacaactacaaaaagacatcaacaactacagagagacaaagtAACTACagaaccacagagagatgcataATCACAGCAAAAATTCACTAAACTATCATGTCTGTGCATCTTGCTCATATGTGTTTGAGGTGGTGGGGTCTTCTGTATCTgcgcccaggggcccattgtctcattatCCGCCCATGATACTGGGGAATCCGAAAAATTAAGACTACCTGCAAGAAGACAGCTATAACccatccactgaaaacagaaggtCTGGCTTTATTGTATGCCATCTTTACTATGAAACTATTTGGTGATAGCATTCTTGGATGAATTACATCAGTGGTGTTCATTTACCAACCCTATAAAagatctgtctgtctctctctccctccatgtgTTGCGTAAACGTGTGCGCCTCCCGCATAAATCCAAGTCCCTCCCAGACGGCAGCTGCAGTTCAACGAGACTGCTATCATCCTCGTGCGGCTCTGTGACTTGACTCATTCATTCAAGGATAAGTTGATGTCCATCTGTAATTACTGCTTAGACAGAAAAGCCGGAAAAACATAGAGGAGGTTTATTTTCGCAACCGTAATGAGCGCGTCAGTGTTTCAGACTCAAGATCAGCAGTAGAAAATCCACGTTACGCAAAGCCATCACCGTTACGCGCAAATCAAGCAGTCACCTGTGCAGGATGAAGGTTACCTTTGGCTCTGTGGTGGTCACAGCCGGCATCTGCGGTCTCATGAGCTTCGCTTTCCTGGCGACTGCTCTCGGAACCGATTACTGGTACATCATAGAGATGAATCCTGTGAATATGAGCGACACTGAGGACATGAGCTCCCACTCAGGACTGTGGAGCATCAACGAAGGTGGGCTTCTGTTTCATAACTTTTACTTGGAATGATTGAGATCcctgtgatgtgatgtgatggaGTGAAACTGCAGATATTTTTATGATCTTGTGCTTTTTCTGGTTTTATTGTGACCTCCAGGTGGGAAGAACAATGCAGACTCTATTGACTCCTTCAATGCAGACTACTCCAGGTACTCTGAGATTGAGCTGCACATGCTGAGTGAGTCTCTCCTCTATCTTTGATAAAAACCCTGTGCTCATCCTATCACACACTGCTATCAAGACAGCCATAACTCCACAGATGCCCCATAATCCATCTGTTTTCATTTACCCCTGTGTGTTTATGCAGGCATGCACAGTGCAATAGTGGTGGTGCTTCCCttcagcctggtgctgctgctaATTGGTGGCATCTGTGGACTGGTCAGCTCCCTGGCTCGAAGCCCGGTCCTCCTCACCGGCGCGGCGTGCTACTTCTTCATCTGCAGTAAGTTGAGGTTTGGGTCCTACCCTTACTGCAACCACCTTCAGCTCTAGCAGTGCTGTAGCTGCAGAggtgttgttttggtgcacCCACTAAGATATCTTAGCCAC
The Epinephelus moara isolate mb chromosome 13, YSFRI_EMoa_1.0, whole genome shotgun sequence genome window above contains:
- the birc5a gene encoding baculoviral IAP repeat-containing protein 5a, which translates into the protein MEQLNEEDIKMYFYENRLKTFEGWPFDEDCSCTPENMAKAGFIHTPSENSPDIAMCFFCLKELEGWEPEDDPQKEHKSHSPSCHFIALKKTVEELTVEEFFKLQKERHKIIINKSCNEAITKFEEAAKLRRADIIKTAMGEE
- the tmem235b gene encoding transmembrane protein 235 translates to MKVTFGSVVVTAGICGLMSFAFLATALGTDYWYIIEMNPVNMSDTEDMSSHSGLWSINEGGKNNADSIDSFNADYSRYSEIELHMLSMHSAIVVVLPFSLVLLLIGGICGLVSSLARSPVLLTGAACYFFICSLLTLCGVSLYIFYSHQAKAETERLVGPEGLAYIHTSFGWSLGLAWLSYGLELLTGALLLGAAQVAKLKHSTSTMA